A DNA window from Pyrus communis chromosome 3, drPyrComm1.1, whole genome shotgun sequence contains the following coding sequences:
- the LOC137728350 gene encoding uncharacterized protein encodes MEETRVLLVFIVFVGFLVGSEGVTCSSEKEKKKEVYDAKNFGGYGGYGGKGGYGGYGGYGGKGGYGGYGGYGGKGGYGGYDGHGGYGGKGGYGGYDGDGGYRGPKGGYGGDDGYGGYGGPKGGYWGYGGYGGKRGYGAYGGKGGFGGYGGYGRGDRFKDDRDGKGDRSEDDHSRKRDSPKYDYGRKGGDPKYDNGGKGYMPKGDGGAGGNGYP; translated from the coding sequence ATGGAGGAAACAAGGGTGTTGCTTGTTTTCATTGTCTTTGTAGGGTTTCTTGTGGGTTCTGAAGGAGTGACCTGTAGTAgtgagaaggaaaagaaaaaggaggtcTATGATGCCAAAAATTTTGGGGGATACGGTGGATATGGAGGGAAAGGAGGTTATGGCGGATACGGTGGCTATGGAGGGAAAGGAGGTTATGGCGGATACGGTGGATATGGAGGGAAAGGAGGTTACGGCGGATATGATGGACACGGGGGATACGGAGGGAAAGGAGGTTATGGCGGATACGACGGAGATGGTGGATATAGAGGGCCTAAAGGAGGTTATGGAGGAGACGATGGATACGGTGGATATGGAGGGCCTAAAGGAGGTTATTGGGGGTATGGAGGATATGGGGGTAAGAGAGGGTATGGAGCATATGGGGGTAAGGGAGGGTTTGGAGGGTATGGGGGATATGGAAGAGGAGATCGTTTTAAAGATGATCGAGATGGAAAGGGAGACCGTTCTGAAGATGATCACAGTAGGAAAAGAGACAGCCCTAAGTATGATTATGGTAGGAAAGGAGGCGACCCAAAATATGATAATGGTGGGAAAGGATATATGCCTAAAGGCGATGGTGGAGCTGGCGGTAATGGCTATCCATAG
- the LOC137728351 gene encoding uncharacterized protein, giving the protein MKITGEETRVLLVFIVFVGFLVGSEGVGSKEVTSNSEKEKKKEVYDAKNYGGYGGYGGKGGYDGYDGDGGCGGKGGYGGYGGYGGKGGYGGYDGDGGYGGKGGYGGYNGDGGYRGPKGGYGGDDGYGGYGGPKGGYWGYGGFGGKGGYGGYGGKGGYGGYDHGRGDRFKDDRDGKEDHSKDDQGGKRDSPKYDYGRKGGNPKYDDGGKGYNPKGDGGAGGSGYP; this is encoded by the coding sequence atgAAAATTACTGGGGAGGAAACAAGGGTGTTGCTTGTTTTCATTGTCTTTGTAGGGTTTCTTGTGGGTTCTGAAGGGGTGGGTTCTAAAGAAGTGACCAGTAATAgtgagaaggaaaagaaaaaggaggtcTATGATGCCAAAAATTATGGGGGATATGGTGGATACGGAGGGAAAGGAGGTTATGATGGATACGATGGAGACGGTGGATGTGGAGGGAAAGGAGGTTATGGCGGATACGGTGGATATGGAGGGAAAGGAGGTTACGGAGGATATGATGGAGACGGTGGATATGGAGGGAAAGGAGGTTATGGCGGATACAATGGAGACGGTGGATATAGAGGGCCTAAAGGAGGTTATGGAGGAGACGATGGATACGGTGGATATGGAGGGCCTAAAGGAGGTTATTGGGGGTATGGAGGATTTGGGGGTAAGGGAGGGTATGGAGGATATGGGGGTAAGGGAGGGTATGGAGGGTATGATCATGGAAGAGGAGATCGTTTTAAAGATGATCGAGATGGAAAGGAAGATCATTCTAAAGATGATCAAGGTGGGAAAAGAGACAGCCCTAAGTATGATTATGGCAGGAAAGGAGGCAATCCAAAATATGATGATGGCGGGAAAGGATATAATCCTAAAGGCGATGGTGGAGCTGGCGGTAGTGGCTATCCATAG